In the genome of Raphanus sativus cultivar WK10039 chromosome 9, ASM80110v3, whole genome shotgun sequence, the window GTAGGGGACAAGAAGAGGCGAGGCTCTGATGTGAAACTATTCAACTTCGTCCTCTTTTATTGATTATGAGTTACTGTGTAGAAAAGGTGTGATTCTTGAAGAGCCACAATGCTTTACCTAAAAAGtgggtttaatttttttttttatttagcaGGCTTTCCCAGTTTCTTTCAAGAGTAATATGGtaataatacatataatttaagGGGAACATGAAAAAGGTAGGGCAATTGGTGAGTGgcttaattataatttgtttggaCGCTACATGGTTTAatttcccaaaaataaaaacattactccatttatagagtaatgcttttattttttgttcattactccGTTTTCACtccatttactctataaatggaatAGAATATGGAGTGGAGATGAGGATGATCTAAGTAACCATAatactcttctctctcttcctttttcttcCTATCTCTCTACTTTCACTTTAGAaatctaattttgtttatttttttagttttttttccaaattgataatatattaaaaGCCCGAAGTCCAATAGTGACAAGGCCGAAGCCCATAACCTTACAAAATGCACAAAGCCCAGAAAAGTAAAcggacaacaacaacaaaaaacagCAAATGGGCCACAGCCCAAAACCCAGAGTCTCCACCGACACTTCGGGAACCGCTCTAGCGGAAATCACGGCGAGGCGCTGGATCAGACACGTGGAAGGATCTGCTCTGTTCACGCAACACGCGTCTTCACCGCTTCAACTCGCTCGCCACCGCTGCAATTCGACCGCCTCCGACACTACACCGCCAGAGCCACACCAAAGAACACTTCGTTCGTCGGAGCTCAGAGACCATCAAACCTCCTAACGAACCCATCACCGTTCTCCACCGCAATCTCTTCACGCCGGAGTTTTCATCGAACCTCGAGATCTCCTCCGACTTTGAACCGCTTCAAGCCCTAGACACGTGAATCGAGAACCATCGTCCCCTCACCGGAAGACTTCACCGGCTATCAAACCTTTACCACAAGAGAGCATCATCGAGCTTCCCCCGAGATCTCCTCCCACAACATCTCCATCCACAATTTCAACCTCACCGCGGAGCATAACCGAGCCTCCACCACTTTCACAAGCTAGAACCGACTGTTCCCCTTTGACGGAAAGGGTCACAGCGGCGAACCAAAGCCGACCGTCCACTCTAAGAGAGATGCGACGACGGAAGCAAAAGATTAACTCAAAAAAACCGAAACggaaaggaaagaaaaagaaacctaAACAACTAACACGATAGAGAAACCCGACCGACGGTGGCTAAAAGAGCCCACTCCATCGGCCGGAAAGATTCTCACGGCAGGgatctctctcttttctctcttctctcggAGGAAGACAatgatttcaaatttaaatgtttatttttttagttatttcacAAATTCTCCCTTTTACTTTTATCATTTactctcctctctctcccttTTTCTTCCTATCTCTCTATTTCACTTTAGAaatctaattttgtttatttttttagttatttcacAAATTCTCCCTTTtacttttatcatttatttCCATCTTTTGGTTTCAGAGTTTGTACTTTCTAATTTCTACCTTGTAGAGGGAGAGCATCTGCGTACGCGTATTCTCTCAACCTCatcactctttctctctctacccTGAGAGACACCAAAAAAACTCACAAATTTTTCTTCAGCTTTTCCTCGTATGGTATCTAAATCTAGTTtcaattaaaaaacaatttattacgAGGAGAAGAACCAAAACCCACTTTTGTCGGTTTGTTCTCCTCAAGAGTTTCTCGACGTTTTGTCTTTCTGTTTCCAAGAAAAAGATTGAATGAAAGGAAACCAAAAAGACTCGTCGGGTGTTTCCATGATCCGACCGGCTGGAAAACTAATGATCTGGCTCATCCTCTTCATCTCCGTCACTTACATCATCTACACTCTCAAAATCGTCTCCACTTCACGCCCTTGCCATGATCTTACCTCCGAGACCATTCTCCTACCAAGGCCAGAGAAAAAGGCGGTCCAGGCGATTGCGCCGGAGAACCAAGCGACGGATCTAAACCACGTGGTGTTCGGGATTGCTGCCTCGTCGAAGCTGTGGAAACAGAGGAAAGAGTATATCAAGATTTGGTTCGAACCCAAGAAGATGAGAGGCTACGTGTGGTTAGACAAGGAGGTAATAACAGACGCCGGAGATCAAGAAAGCCTCCCTCCGATCAGAATCTCCGGCGACACGTCGTCGTTTCCTTACACCAATAAGAAAGGAAGCAGATCAGCGATACGACTCTCGAGGATCATCTCCGAGACGCTCAAGCATCTTGATTCTGATTCGAGGAAGAGCGTGAGGTGGTTCGTGATGGGCGATGACGACACGGTGTTCGTCACGGATAATCTGATTAGGGTTCTGAGGAAGTACGACCACGAGCAGATGTATTACATCGGGAGCTTGTCGGAATCTCATCTACAgaacattttcttttcttatggGATGGCTTACGGTGGAGGTGGTTTCGCTATTAGCTATCCGTTGGCTGTGGCTTTGAGCAAGATTCAGGATCGGTGTATACGGAGGTATCCGGCTTTGTACGGTTCCGATGATCGTATACAAGCTTGTATGGCTGAGCTTGGAGTTCCATTGACTAAGGAGCAAGGTTTTCATCAAGTAAGAATCTTTCTAACTTTGAACTCTGCAACTTTTGTTTAATGGGTATTAATGCTTATATTGGTTGATCACAAGTAGGTTCGCCTTAGAAAggaaaaaattattgaaattgtCAATTGATTGATCTTTTagtttaaatgaatttttatgcCTTTTGCTTGGTTAAAGTCGAAACTTTCaggtttttttgtttcttagtgTCATGGGTAATTCCAAGAGTTTGATTCTGTATAATGGTTCACAGACTAGGGCCAATGAATCTGCTACGCCCTCTGTTTCTAATTGCAAATAgttttatggaattttttttttgtttcacaatataaatagtttacatatttaatacatttttcatttattgtatattttgtgaccaataaaataatgttaatttttttttataatttgttaaattaattgattaaataatatttttataaaaatattaacatttttaatatttgtgattttaagCCAAACTACTTACAATTATAAACGGAGGGAATAACATTCTAGAGGTTAAACAAAAACAAGTTCCAAAATTGGAGGTTAACAGATTAAGGTACTGGGAGTTTTAGCAAACTTTGGCAGTTGTGTTGCATTCAAGTTTATTTGGCATTTTACTTATTTAGCTCAGTTTCATTAGTTTATTTATGGAGATTGGAGTCGTGTCTGATTAGCAGTAATAATTAGCTACTAAAACCATTTTTAAAACAGCCGACCAGAAGTTACACCATTGGAAATGACAAGTTAAAATAACAAAGCATCATTTTACAAAACTTGAATTGTTCTATACTTTGGTTGATTATCATTAATTTATTGGAGCAGAACATTTCAAAGAGATTGAATTAGAATAATCGTACACGAACACGCGGCGTGTGACTAGCGCCTGTCTTTGTCTATAGTTTAGATTCCTAGATGTGTCGGAATAAGACGCTTTGTCAGTTCATCATTAAAAACTTGTAACTCTTTTCATCTACGCGCGATGGAGCGCGTGATAGCTACAGTCCCAATTTAACAATATATTTCCTTCTTGCAGTATGACGTCCATGGGAACTTATTCGGCCTCCTCGCTGCCCACCCGGTGACACCGTTCGTATCAATGCACCATCTCGATGTGGTGGAACCCGTCTTCCCAAACATGACCCGCGTTCGCTCCATCAAAAAACTAACCACACCGATGCAGCTCGACTCGGCCGGACTACTCCAGCAATCAATATGCTACGACAAGTACAAGAGCTGGACGGTTTCAGTGTCATGGGGATACGCAGTCCAGGTGTTTCGTGGATCGTTCTCTCCCCGGGAAATGGAAATGCCTTCTAGAACTTTCTTGAACTGGTACAAAAGAGCAGATTACACCGCCTATGCATTCAATACAAGGCCAGTGAGTCGCAATTCGTGCCAAAAACCATTCGTTTTCTACATGTCGGATGCGAATTTTGACAAGCAATTGAACACTACGGTAAGTGTATACACGAGGCATAGGGTTCCGCATCCGGCTTGTCGGTGGGAGATGACTAATCCGGAGGAGATCACCACTATAGTAGTCTACAAAAAACCGGACCCTCACCTATGGGACAGGGTAAGTAAATGGTTTATCTTCTTTAACATGCtgaactttataatttatttgaattaatatgCTAACGCGTCGTgcttaatgtgtttttttttgttgcagtcACCGAGAAGGAATTGTTGCAGAGTATTACAAACGAAGAGGAATAATACATTGTGGATCAATGTTGGTGTATGTAGAGCAGGTGAAGTTACTGAAGTTAAGTAGTTTCTAGTTCTGTAATAAGATGAGATTTGGAAGAGAAACAATCAGAGGCTTTTAGTTAGGCTTTTCACTCctatagttttagttttatgaGATAGACCTCTATAACAATTTCTTGTTATTACATGTTTCTTGAGCCAtcacaaaataattattgtaaGTGAATGTTAAATATCTTACAACCTAAAAATCAAACCTATTTTTATAACCTTAGCCAATGATCATGTAACTCTCAGATATATATACTTCctggtaaatatttttttctttttgaaaactctaatctattaatttagagtttTATTTTAGATCAAACAGTTTATCTATGTGTGATATTTCACTTTTTGTACCTAATCAGCatttcatataatataattatttctataattCTATTATGTAAAAAGTTATCCGGTTAAGCattgattaatataatttcaaacGATATCAGAAATGTACTAGATTTTAAATCATCTTAcatgttcaattttttttttcaaatatttttggcttttgtaaatattatatatagtatgCTTTAGTTAtacattatttcaaaattttatatgaaaattttatataatatgcttatatattatatcacaattttttgcttctttttttttaaataacacatATACTAACAATTCTAAGAAAATTTGTGTTGtgttgttatatattaaaatgcatGAGTTTGGAGAATACATGACATTTGTATCATTACATTATATAAAATCTCATTTACGTAAGAATTTTCATGATGTTTGTATAGTTGATTTATTTAGGGTAAGCCAAAGATCATTATAGGGAGTGATTGAAAAGGATTGTAGAAGTTGtgaaaagttatttttataaatctctTTTATGAAACAACCATAATAGCTTTCAAAAATGAATTTAGAGTCAAAaacttagaaaataaaaaaaatgttagccTCAAAATCAGTTTTTCTAAagttattatttagtttttggatatttttgaaaataaatcacAGAAAACAAGATAAAGTCACTGTCAAAACATTTATAGCTTgaattctaaaacaaaaaaaaaacaaaagttacaACACAACCAATCAAGCCCACAATTTCataactagtttttttttaaagaaaaatatttaaattcaaaaga includes:
- the LOC108823596 gene encoding uncharacterized protein LOC108823596; the protein is MKGNQKDSSGVSMIRPAGKLMIWLILFISVTYIIYTLKIVSTSRPCHDLTSETILLPRPEKKAVQAIAPENQATDLNHVVFGIAASSKLWKQRKEYIKIWFEPKKMRGYVWLDKEVITDAGDQESLPPIRISGDTSSFPYTNKKGSRSAIRLSRIISETLKHLDSDSRKSVRWFVMGDDDTVFVTDNLIRVLRKYDHEQMYYIGSLSESHLQNIFFSYGMAYGGGGFAISYPLAVALSKIQDRCIRRYPALYGSDDRIQACMAELGVPLTKEQGFHQYDVHGNLFGLLAAHPVTPFVSMHHLDVVEPVFPNMTRVRSIKKLTTPMQLDSAGLLQQSICYDKYKSWTVSVSWGYAVQVFRGSFSPREMEMPSRTFLNWYKRADYTAYAFNTRPVSRNSCQKPFVFYMSDANFDKQLNTTVSVYTRHRVPHPACRWEMTNPEEITTIVVYKKPDPHLWDRSPRRNCCRVLQTKRNNTLWINVGVCRAGEVTEVK